Proteins encoded within one genomic window of Amycolatopsis nigrescens CSC17Ta-90:
- a CDS encoding dihydrolipoamide acetyltransferase family protein, producing the protein MVANEVALVMPKMSMTMTEGTFVAWHKAEGDQVRAGEVVCEVTTDKVDMEVEATVDGTLTRLLAAPEQVLAVGEPIGYLATAAEDLLAGLFDQPAPEPAAPRALPRPEPAVAATDRVAAVPAARRLAAARGVDLSTVSPTGPWHTIRLSDLDSVDTVDAAPARRRPKNARAAVARRMSASAGVPQFVLYRELDLELADAARGGNGWTAVFVHAFAEALRHHVDLNAEWTDDGVRRHEHVGVAVAVDTERGLLAPVLPDPDLAGLDELSGRIADVLRRARAGRLSLAELAGGTTTFSNLGGLGVDSFQALVSPPQATALSLGAVRRRVVPVDGGAGVRLRATAGLSVDHRVADGAAAARLLGTLQRILDLPRRPV; encoded by the coding sequence GTGGTAGCGAACGAGGTCGCGCTGGTCATGCCGAAGATGTCGATGACCATGACCGAGGGCACCTTCGTCGCCTGGCACAAGGCCGAGGGCGACCAGGTGCGGGCCGGTGAGGTGGTCTGCGAGGTGACCACGGACAAGGTGGACATGGAGGTGGAGGCGACCGTCGACGGCACGCTGACCAGGCTGCTCGCCGCGCCCGAGCAGGTGCTCGCGGTCGGCGAGCCGATCGGTTACCTGGCCACCGCCGCCGAGGACCTGCTCGCCGGCCTGTTCGACCAGCCCGCCCCCGAACCGGCTGCACCGCGAGCACTGCCACGGCCCGAACCGGCCGTGGCCGCCACGGACCGGGTGGCCGCGGTACCGGCGGCGCGGCGACTGGCCGCGGCACGCGGCGTCGACCTGAGCACGGTGAGCCCGACCGGGCCGTGGCACACCATTCGACTGTCCGATTTGGACAGCGTGGATACTGTGGACGCTGCGCCAGCCAGGCGCAGGCCGAAGAACGCCAGGGCGGCGGTGGCGCGCCGGATGTCGGCCAGCGCCGGGGTGCCGCAGTTCGTGCTGTACCGCGAGTTGGACCTGGAGCTAGCGGACGCGGCACGCGGTGGCAACGGCTGGACCGCGGTGTTCGTGCACGCCTTCGCCGAAGCGCTTCGGCACCATGTCGACCTGAACGCGGAGTGGACCGACGACGGCGTCCGGCGGCACGAGCACGTCGGGGTGGCGGTCGCGGTGGACACCGAGCGCGGGCTGCTCGCGCCGGTGCTGCCCGATCCCGACCTGGCCGGGCTGGACGAACTGTCCGGCCGGATCGCGGACGTGCTCCGCCGGGCCCGCGCCGGCCGGCTGTCGCTGGCCGAGTTGGCCGGCGGTACCACCACCTTTTCCAATCTCGGCGGGCTTGGCGTGGATTCGTTCCAGGCGTTGGTGAGCCCGCCGCAGGCCACCGCGCTGTCGCTGGGCGCGGTCCGGCGGCGGGTGGTGCCGGTGGACGGTGGTGCCGGGGTGCGGCTGCGCGCCACCGCCGGGCTGAGCGTGGACCACCGGGTGGCGGACGGGGCGGCGGCGGCCCGGCTGCTCGGCACCCTGCAGCGGATCTTGGACCTGCCCCGGCGCCCCGTATGA
- a CDS encoding 2-C-methyl-D-erythritol 4-phosphate cytidylyltransferase: MISLVAEREGRRRRGRARPPFAAGVVLASGAGTRVGASLNKVYLPLAGRRLVSWSLSAFHRVPDVGVLVLVARPQDGELVDWVLDREVAGAEVEVVFGGDTRQGSELRALRQLAARIDSGVIDTVLIHDAARPLVSPALISGVLHSARRHGGAIPGLPADDIAAVGEDDGRLTELSAGSMIRAQTPQGFRAAPLLAAYEQAAREEFVGTDTASCMEQFSALPVHWVRGEQQNFKITYPHDLLVAEQVLSASDYQT, from the coding sequence ATGATTTCCCTTGTGGCGGAACGAGAAGGCAGACGGCGGCGCGGCCGTGCCCGGCCGCCGTTCGCGGCGGGCGTGGTGCTGGCCAGCGGTGCCGGCACCAGGGTCGGCGCCAGCCTGAACAAGGTCTACCTGCCACTGGCCGGGCGACGGCTGGTCTCCTGGTCGCTGTCCGCGTTCCACCGGGTGCCCGATGTCGGGGTGCTGGTGCTGGTCGCCCGCCCGCAGGACGGTGAGCTGGTCGACTGGGTACTGGATCGGGAAGTGGCCGGCGCTGAGGTCGAGGTGGTCTTCGGCGGGGACACCCGGCAGGGCTCGGAGCTGCGCGCGCTGCGGCAGCTGGCCGCCCGCATCGACTCCGGCGTGATCGACACGGTGCTCATCCACGACGCGGCCCGACCGCTGGTCAGCCCGGCGCTGATCAGCGGTGTGCTGCATTCGGCGCGGCGGCACGGGGGAGCCATCCCCGGCTTGCCCGCGGACGACATCGCCGCGGTGGGCGAGGACGATGGACGGCTCACCGAACTGTCCGCCGGTTCGATGATCAGGGCGCAGACTCCGCAGGGTTTCCGCGCCGCGCCGCTGCTGGCCGCCTACGAACAGGCCGCTCGCGAAGAGTTCGTGGGCACCGACACGGCGTCCTGCATGGAACAGTTCTCCGCGCTGCCGGTGCACTGGGTGCGCGGCGAGCAGCAGAACTTCAAGATCACCTACCCGCACGACCTGCTGGTCGCCGAGCAGGTGCTGTCGGCTTCGGACTACCAGACCTGA
- a CDS encoding aldo/keto reductase family protein produces the protein MEFRRLGRSGLNISEISYGNWLTHGSQVEEDQAQACIKAALDAGITTFDTADVYANTAAESVLGRGLAGQRRESLEIFTKVFWPTGPGGPNDRGLGRKHIMESANASLKRLQTDYLDLYQAHRFDRTVPLEETFLAFADLVRQGKVLYIGVSEWSAEEISRGAALARELHVPLISNQPQYNALWRVIEEQVIPASEREGLSQIVWSPIAQGVLTGKYKPGQALPEGSRATDEKGGANFVKRFLRDEVLTAVAKLEPLAQQAGLSLAQLAVAWVLQNPNVASAIVGASRPEQVHENVKAAGVKLDADLLTAIDDALDGVVERDPSLTKSP, from the coding sequence ATGGAGTTTCGTCGCCTCGGCCGCAGTGGCCTGAACATCAGTGAAATCTCGTACGGCAACTGGCTCACCCACGGTTCCCAGGTCGAAGAGGATCAGGCGCAGGCCTGCATCAAGGCGGCGCTGGACGCCGGCATCACCACCTTCGACACCGCCGACGTGTATGCGAACACCGCGGCGGAGTCCGTACTCGGCCGCGGCCTGGCCGGTCAGCGCCGGGAGAGCCTGGAGATCTTCACCAAGGTCTTCTGGCCGACCGGCCCCGGCGGGCCCAACGACCGCGGGCTGGGCCGCAAGCACATCATGGAGTCGGCGAACGCGTCGCTGAAGCGGCTGCAGACCGACTACCTCGACCTCTACCAGGCACACCGCTTCGACCGGACGGTGCCGCTGGAGGAGACCTTCCTCGCCTTCGCCGACCTGGTCCGCCAGGGCAAGGTGCTCTACATCGGCGTCTCCGAATGGTCCGCCGAGGAGATCAGCCGGGGCGCCGCACTCGCCCGCGAGCTGCACGTGCCGCTGATCTCGAACCAGCCGCAGTACAACGCGCTGTGGCGGGTGATCGAGGAGCAGGTGATCCCGGCCTCGGAGCGGGAAGGGCTCAGCCAGATCGTCTGGTCGCCGATCGCGCAGGGCGTGCTGACCGGCAAGTACAAGCCGGGCCAGGCGCTGCCCGAGGGCTCGCGGGCCACCGACGAAAAGGGCGGCGCGAACTTCGTCAAGCGCTTCCTGCGTGACGAGGTGCTGACCGCGGTGGCGAAGCTGGAGCCGCTGGCTCAGCAGGCCGGGCTGTCGCTGGCCCAGCTCGCGGTGGCCTGGGTGCTGCAGAACCCGAACGTGGCCTCGGCGATCGTCGGCGCGTCCCGCCCCGAGCAGGTGCACGAGAACGTCAAGGCGGCCGGGGTGAAGCTGGACGCGGATCTGCTCACCGCGATCGACGACGCGCTGGACGGCGTGGTCGAGCGCGACCCGTCGCTGACCAAGAGCCCGTAA
- a CDS encoding DUF3043 domain-containing protein, with product MRFLRRNSTTTTDQPGDEGAEVADTADAPRSFTPSKGRATPKRREAEAKRRGPVAPPPRTTREAIKRNKELRKQNPASKEDRRAAAKERRDRMMAGDDKYLLPRDRGPVKAYVRDLVDSRRNLLGLFMPLAILVFVALLVPYPQIQQYATLACTLMLIGMIIEGFFSGRRIAKLVREKFPNEVVKGRAIGWYSFIRASQIRKLRVPKPRVKPGDAIG from the coding sequence GTGAGGTTCCTGCGGCGTAACAGCACCACGACGACCGACCAGCCCGGAGACGAAGGGGCTGAAGTCGCCGACACCGCCGACGCGCCCAGGTCGTTCACTCCGAGTAAGGGCCGCGCTACACCCAAGCGGCGTGAAGCGGAGGCGAAGCGACGTGGGCCGGTGGCGCCGCCGCCGCGGACCACGCGTGAGGCGATCAAGCGCAACAAGGAGCTCCGCAAGCAGAACCCGGCGAGCAAGGAAGACCGGCGCGCGGCCGCCAAGGAGCGCCGCGACCGGATGATGGCCGGGGACGACAAATACCTGCTCCCCCGCGACCGCGGCCCGGTCAAGGCATACGTGCGCGACCTGGTCGACTCCCGGCGCAACCTGCTCGGCCTGTTCATGCCGCTGGCCATCCTGGTGTTCGTCGCGCTGCTGGTGCCCTACCCCCAGATCCAGCAGTACGCCACGCTGGCCTGCACGCTGATGCTGATCGGCATGATCATCGAGGGCTTCTTCAGCGGACGGCGGATCGCGAAGCTGGTCCGGGAGAAGTTCCCGAACGAGGTGGTCAAGGGCAGGGCGATCGGCTGGTACTCGTTCATCCGGGCCAGCCAGATCCGGAAGCTCCGGGTGCCGAAGCCGCGGGTCAAGCCCGGCGACGCGATCGGCTGA
- a CDS encoding HesB/IscA family protein, with amino-acid sequence MTTAEQTGPAANGPAQADAGEATHGVTLTDAAAAKAKALLEQEGRDDMHLRIAVQPGGCAGLRYQLFFDERTLDGDLFRDFDGLQVAVDRMSAPYVTSAVIDFVDSIEKQGFTIENPNATGSCACGDSFH; translated from the coding sequence ATGACGACCGCTGAGCAGACCGGCCCCGCCGCCAACGGCCCAGCGCAGGCCGACGCCGGCGAAGCCACCCACGGCGTGACCCTGACCGACGCCGCGGCTGCCAAGGCGAAGGCCCTGCTTGAGCAGGAGGGCCGGGACGACATGCACCTTCGCATCGCCGTTCAGCCTGGAGGCTGCGCGGGCCTGCGCTACCAGCTGTTCTTCGACGAGCGCACGCTCGACGGCGACCTTTTCCGTGACTTCGACGGGCTCCAGGTGGCGGTCGACCGGATGAGCGCGCCCTACGTGACCAGCGCGGTGATCGACTTCGTGGACTCGATCGAGAAGCAGGGCTTCACGATCGAGAACCCGAACGCCACGGGTTCCTGCGCCTGCGGGGACTCGTTCCACTGA